One Fuerstiella marisgermanici DNA window includes the following coding sequences:
- a CDS encoding serine hydrolase, protein MKNITVFAICILALLPANANSAPPRLLSDGSAASVDVDADRLATAAAVVKRAVQRDELRGAVVLVARRGKIVLHEAYGWRDAESKHPMQKDSLFRMASNSKAVTAAGVLLLVQDGTLKLDDPVYKHIPEFDTDKGRLITIRQMLTHTSGMRIKSLFLSPLMKPSDDNPTAPNLLQEVGRFGSIGAEVPPGTSYSYNNAAYNTLAGIIEKYTGSYKQFLSDRIYERLGMTDSCNHESDADRERMSTVFRRQDDGKWQVRWKPDDAPDFPFPRGSGGMVSTARDYAVFCQMMLNGGLYDGKRILKSEYVDAAVNPQTEFIPAAANYGLGWKTNADDNTFSHSGSDGTWVWVDPQREIIGMVLTQTQRSTNPRKVFRELVNRACLDFKSTPDAETKTAARSKLPPEGFYKDLFMSSGVKLTNRTTLHAADSLGLTYEYYSGTNKARQNDLIVGTEDDANGVLLYPDGAPRFRMIYVNGGAATSHGKSITKAGRINLRTFNSNGGAYCGSCAGSFLSGRNVDNTTPRRLGYLHIFPFNTLNTGLKKVRLDHHIPSDSPLLTYRSFGDDSVIEHIYHNNGNWLKTGEGDHVASTEVLATYINPDHKTDGGTAIWAYRKNDHTGRVVNIGSHPEGIASGEPLALTEACFLYTLDGVGAPSVKSELQPGQTRHMKASSADGTPEFAAIGDGQYHHFTFNVEPGVTDVQIEVHSDSRADLNIYLHPKSPAFRSNSRVKNTSPGASKQLRHNLKPGRWYVSVECATRVDAVEDLDSGFYRYTDRRHLLNGVPYSISTTARKSANAPTESLPPDHSS, encoded by the coding sequence ATGAAGAACATAACCGTTTTCGCGATCTGTATTCTCGCATTGCTGCCGGCCAATGCGAATTCCGCGCCACCTCGCTTACTCTCTGATGGTTCTGCAGCCTCAGTCGATGTCGATGCCGACAGACTCGCAACGGCGGCCGCAGTTGTTAAACGAGCCGTCCAGCGCGACGAACTTCGCGGAGCTGTGGTGCTTGTGGCTCGACGCGGAAAAATCGTGCTTCACGAAGCCTACGGCTGGCGCGATGCCGAATCAAAACATCCCATGCAGAAGGATTCTTTGTTCCGCATGGCCAGCAACAGTAAGGCAGTGACGGCTGCCGGAGTCTTGCTGCTGGTGCAGGATGGAACGTTGAAACTGGACGATCCGGTTTACAAACACATCCCGGAATTCGACACCGACAAAGGTCGCTTAATCACGATCCGTCAAATGCTGACTCACACCAGCGGCATGCGAATCAAATCGTTATTTCTGTCGCCATTAATGAAGCCGTCGGACGATAATCCAACCGCTCCGAACCTGCTGCAGGAAGTCGGTCGGTTTGGCAGCATCGGTGCCGAAGTGCCTCCGGGCACAAGCTACTCCTACAACAATGCGGCGTACAACACTCTGGCTGGCATCATTGAAAAGTACACCGGATCGTACAAGCAATTCCTGAGCGATCGAATTTACGAACGGTTGGGGATGACCGACAGCTGCAATCACGAATCCGATGCGGATCGCGAGCGCATGTCGACCGTCTTTCGTCGGCAGGACGACGGCAAATGGCAGGTCCGGTGGAAACCCGATGATGCCCCTGACTTTCCGTTCCCACGAGGTTCTGGTGGCATGGTTTCCACCGCTCGTGACTATGCCGTGTTCTGTCAGATGATGCTGAACGGTGGACTCTACGACGGCAAGAGGATTCTTAAGTCGGAATACGTTGACGCCGCCGTCAATCCGCAGACGGAATTCATCCCAGCCGCGGCCAATTACGGACTTGGCTGGAAGACCAACGCCGACGACAACACGTTTTCTCATTCCGGCTCGGACGGCACATGGGTCTGGGTCGATCCTCAACGAGAAATCATCGGCATGGTGCTAACCCAAACCCAGCGCAGCACAAATCCGCGTAAGGTGTTTCGGGAACTGGTCAACCGTGCGTGTCTGGACTTCAAATCAACACCGGACGCAGAAACTAAAACGGCCGCCCGCAGCAAGTTGCCGCCAGAAGGATTCTACAAGGATCTGTTCATGAGCAGCGGCGTCAAATTAACGAATCGCACAACTCTGCACGCCGCAGACTCGCTGGGCCTCACCTACGAATACTACTCCGGAACAAACAAGGCTCGACAGAACGACCTGATTGTTGGGACCGAAGACGATGCCAACGGCGTGTTGCTGTACCCCGACGGCGCGCCGCGTTTCCGCATGATCTACGTCAATGGCGGAGCCGCCACGAGCCATGGTAAGTCGATCACAAAGGCCGGGCGGATCAACCTGCGGACTTTCAACTCAAACGGAGGGGCCTATTGCGGCTCGTGTGCTGGTTCATTTCTTAGCGGTCGCAATGTCGACAACACAACGCCGCGGCGACTGGGCTACCTGCACATTTTCCCCTTCAACACGTTGAACACGGGCCTAAAGAAGGTTCGTCTCGATCATCACATTCCGTCAGATTCACCGTTGCTGACCTATCGATCATTCGGTGACGACAGCGTGATCGAACACATCTATCACAACAACGGAAACTGGCTGAAGACCGGCGAAGGTGACCACGTTGCGTCCACAGAAGTGCTGGCAACATACATCAATCCTGATCACAAAACGGACGGCGGAACGGCGATCTGGGCTTACAGAAAGAACGACCACACCGGGCGTGTCGTCAACATTGGATCGCACCCGGAAGGAATCGCCAGCGGCGAGCCACTGGCACTTACTGAAGCTTGTTTTCTGTACACGCTCGATGGAGTCGGCGCGCCGTCAGTTAAAAGCGAACTTCAACCTGGCCAGACGCGTCATATGAAAGCGTCGTCGGCAGACGGGACTCCGGAATTCGCGGCAATCGGCGACGGGCAGTATCATCATTTCACGTTCAACGTCGAACCCGGCGTAACCGATGTACAAATCGAAGTGCATTCAGATTCCCGCGCCGATTTAAACATTTACCTGCATCCGAAATCACCAGCCTTCCGCAGCAACAGCCGAGTCAAAAACACGTCACCGGGGGCCAGTAAGCAACTGCGTCATAACCTGAAGCCAGGGCGGTGGTATGTCAGTGTCGAATGTGCAACACGAGTCGATGCCGTCGAGGACCTGGATTCCGGCTTTTACCGTTACACCGACCGTCGGCACCTGCTGAACGGCGTGCCTTATTCCATTTCGACGACAGCCCGGAAGTCTGCAAATGCGCCCACGGAGTCATTGCCGCCGGACCACTCTTCGTGA
- a CDS encoding S1C family serine protease — protein sequence MNIVRCLTLLLACILAKPAAAIPPSLHEVVETKRNVVVKLFGAGVGTLDSYGSGVLISEEGHVATVWNHLVNVGFLTAVLHDGRRYTVDVVGTSLEHDLAVLKLNSDDDEVFPFLDWRTSGKAAPGNAVLSFSNIYRVATGNEPVSVVHGVVAAETVLDAGLGRWEFPVKAPVYIIDAITNNSGSAGGLLAAADGTTLGLMGREIRHRDTDMWVNYAVPWSILKSPISTILEGRTVRTTSSGEEDRKLISDRRLTSEFGFTLLPHVLDKTPAYIDRVVPDSVAATAKLRRGDLVLMVDETVIQSANDLRAALATYRKGQRVSLTVNRDAALQVLQLRVP from the coding sequence ATGAATATTGTTCGCTGCCTGACACTGCTGCTTGCTTGCATCCTTGCGAAACCGGCGGCCGCGATACCGCCTTCGCTGCACGAAGTTGTGGAAACCAAACGCAACGTCGTGGTCAAACTTTTTGGCGCGGGTGTGGGGACGCTTGATTCCTACGGATCGGGAGTTCTGATTTCGGAAGAAGGCCATGTGGCGACGGTCTGGAATCACCTGGTGAACGTCGGTTTTCTGACGGCCGTCCTGCACGACGGGCGCCGCTACACCGTCGATGTTGTCGGCACCAGTCTCGAACACGATCTGGCCGTGTTGAAACTGAATTCGGATGATGACGAAGTGTTTCCGTTTCTGGATTGGCGTACATCAGGCAAAGCGGCGCCCGGCAACGCGGTGTTGTCGTTCAGCAATATCTACCGTGTTGCCACCGGCAACGAACCCGTCTCTGTGGTGCATGGCGTCGTTGCCGCCGAAACCGTTCTGGATGCCGGGCTGGGACGTTGGGAATTTCCGGTGAAGGCGCCGGTCTACATTATCGACGCGATCACCAACAATTCCGGATCAGCCGGTGGGCTGCTGGCCGCGGCCGATGGAACGACTCTGGGATTGATGGGCCGTGAAATTCGCCATCGCGACACCGATATGTGGGTCAACTACGCGGTGCCGTGGAGTATCCTGAAATCGCCCATCAGCACAATATTGGAAGGCCGCACTGTGCGGACCACGTCGTCTGGCGAAGAAGATCGCAAGCTGATTTCAGACCGGCGACTCACCTCCGAATTCGGGTTCACTCTGCTGCCCCACGTTCTGGACAAGACGCCCGCGTACATCGATCGCGTTGTCCCGGATTCTGTTGCTGCGACGGCAAAACTGCGTCGAGGTGACCTGGTGCTGATGGTGGACGAAACAGTCATTCAGTCTGCCAACGATCTGCGAGCCGCTTTAGCGACATACCGTAAGGGGCAGCGAGTCAGCCTGACGGTCAATCGCGATGCTGCTTTGCAGGTGCTGCAGCTTCGCGTGCCCTGA
- a CDS encoding S1C family serine protease: protein MRLHKQSRANRGIYNSRRPNLQSTIAGHCPNVDDNKWSLCRALVTGLLVLLVFNSTPHAAHADESSIVNRQQRRIEVIERISPSVVCVMPPGGQGGGSGVLISADGYAISNYHVTSGSGDFMKCGLNDGKVYDAVIVGIDPTGDVALIKLLGRDDFPFCTPGDSDLVKTGDEVVALGNPFLLASDFTPTVTYGIVSGVRRYQYPAGTILEYTDCIQIDASINPGNSGGPLFDIDGKWIGTNGRASFEKRGRINTGAAYAISVRQILLFIEHLKSGRIVDHGRVEFTVRTSPEGVVEVDEVSQLSDAWRRGMRSGDELLSFGDRALRSANDFKNILGIFPDSVRVPISYRNSDGVQTATVRLLPLHGFDKAPKLPEERRPEPDPKKGEPDDHPDDHEGAHDAPDEPKVPEQYAHLFQQKDGFANYYFNQQHQDRLIGSLEKSLAGNSTRADRTWELSVATTIDGQKRTGQLGVGPQAAWLELSGLRSALQPRSEYTEQNEPQLFRGLLAATLQWHRLFQDRKAFSEITYIGSEHLLPSGRIVRTLTTQDGTIQSRWYFQEGSPLPIGADVQMSVGVDEARLRFEQWKMDGPVPFPARVGIVDNDTETVRWLDVDSLKVGGTQDNKSASVEVKTEVAS, encoded by the coding sequence ATGAGACTTCACAAACAATCCAGGGCTAACCGCGGCATTTACAATTCGCGCAGGCCAAACCTGCAGTCGACCATCGCCGGCCATTGTCCGAATGTTGACGACAACAAGTGGTCGCTGTGCCGAGCGCTGGTAACCGGCCTTCTTGTGCTGCTCGTATTCAACAGCACTCCGCACGCGGCCCACGCCGATGAAAGCAGCATCGTTAATCGCCAGCAGCGGCGTATCGAAGTCATCGAACGAATTTCGCCGTCGGTGGTGTGCGTGATGCCTCCGGGCGGGCAGGGCGGTGGCTCAGGTGTGCTGATTTCTGCCGACGGCTACGCGATCAGCAACTATCATGTGACGTCCGGTTCCGGCGACTTCATGAAGTGCGGTCTGAATGACGGCAAGGTCTACGACGCAGTTATTGTCGGCATCGATCCCACCGGGGACGTCGCGCTGATTAAATTGCTGGGGCGAGACGACTTTCCCTTCTGCACGCCGGGCGACAGCGACCTGGTAAAAACGGGCGACGAAGTTGTGGCCCTGGGGAATCCGTTTCTGCTGGCATCCGATTTCACGCCGACGGTCACATACGGCATCGTCAGCGGAGTACGCCGCTACCAGTATCCGGCCGGAACGATTCTGGAATATACCGACTGCATACAGATTGACGCGTCTATCAATCCCGGCAATTCCGGTGGCCCGTTGTTTGACATCGACGGCAAGTGGATCGGAACCAATGGGCGAGCGTCGTTCGAAAAGCGAGGCCGCATCAACACGGGAGCCGCGTACGCGATTTCGGTCCGCCAGATTCTGCTGTTTATCGAACACCTGAAAAGCGGCCGCATCGTGGATCATGGGCGAGTCGAATTTACAGTTCGAACGTCCCCCGAGGGTGTGGTGGAAGTCGATGAAGTGTCTCAGCTGTCCGATGCATGGCGGCGTGGAATGCGTTCAGGAGACGAATTGCTTTCGTTTGGTGACCGAGCTCTTCGCAGTGCCAACGACTTCAAGAACATACTCGGCATTTTCCCGGACAGCGTTCGCGTTCCAATTTCTTACCGTAACTCGGACGGCGTGCAGACGGCTACGGTACGACTGCTGCCACTGCACGGCTTCGACAAGGCACCAAAGCTTCCGGAAGAAAGACGTCCCGAACCAGACCCTAAAAAAGGCGAACCTGACGACCATCCGGACGACCACGAAGGGGCTCACGACGCCCCGGATGAGCCCAAAGTCCCGGAACAGTACGCTCACCTGTTCCAACAGAAGGACGGTTTCGCGAACTACTACTTCAATCAACAGCATCAAGACCGCTTGATCGGATCCCTTGAGAAAAGTCTGGCGGGCAATTCGACGCGAGCCGATCGAACGTGGGAACTATCCGTTGCCACAACGATTGACGGCCAGAAACGAACCGGTCAGCTTGGCGTCGGACCGCAAGCGGCGTGGCTCGAACTGTCCGGACTGCGTTCAGCCCTGCAGCCACGATCCGAATATACCGAACAAAACGAACCTCAGCTGTTTCGTGGCTTGCTGGCCGCAACGCTGCAGTGGCATCGGCTGTTTCAGGATCGAAAGGCCTTTTCCGAAATCACGTACATCGGTTCTGAACACTTGCTACCGTCAGGCCGAATCGTGCGGACATTGACGACTCAGGACGGCACCATTCAATCCCGCTGGTACTTCCAGGAAGGCAGCCCACTGCCGATCGGCGCCGACGTGCAGATGAGCGTCGGTGTGGACGAAGCTCGACTACGGTTTGAGCAGTGGAAGATGGACGGTCCCGTTCCTTTCCCCGCCCGCGTGGGAATCGTTGATAACGACACGGAAACCGTTCGCTGGCTGGATGTGGATTCGCTGAAGGTCGGCGGAACTCAGGATAACAAGTCGGCCAGCGTGGAAGTGAAAACTGAGGTGGCATCATGA
- a CDS encoding NPCBM/NEW2 domain-containing protein, which produces MSVLTAIKLLIASLALADVRVSTLDEKTITGPLVSIDGTQVVVKSDAENDSSVALADVMEVSFAAVNDEQQPAADVEQLIQLVDGSTVQSDSIEATADAVTATALGEQQLKLPRATVRAVRLQKLDDDWTPQWDAFLQRKNNKDLLIVAKRDGSGLDFLAGVVSSIGAEEVRFLLDGDEIPVPRARVFGIVFAEKDRKESGLSGNVSVKLRNGSVLVARTVSLDNDQLTAESSWGQMLKLPVNGVEAIDFSSGRIHFLSDLEPLSEQYFGLDPPGREWGPLFQADSDTRTGLSRQWKMSRDAFPNSGRPPITLRGKKYRKGVCIFPSAKVEYALDGRYSSLQAVVGVDDEVAFNQLPGKPPTVVELRVESDGEEVYKKLVTAPEDPVELKLNLKGVTTLAIIVDFGDGSSTCDYLDIANARLFVDTSAE; this is translated from the coding sequence ATGTCAGTTTTGACCGCGATTAAGTTACTCATAGCCTCACTGGCCCTGGCCGATGTGCGAGTTTCTACGCTGGACGAGAAAACGATCACGGGACCTCTGGTAAGCATCGACGGTACGCAGGTTGTTGTGAAAAGTGATGCGGAGAACGATTCGTCGGTCGCTTTGGCCGACGTAATGGAAGTCAGTTTTGCCGCCGTCAACGATGAGCAGCAACCGGCTGCAGACGTTGAGCAACTTATCCAGTTGGTTGACGGGTCGACTGTCCAATCGGACAGCATCGAAGCGACCGCAGACGCTGTCACCGCAACGGCATTGGGTGAACAGCAACTCAAGCTACCGCGTGCGACGGTGCGAGCCGTTCGGTTGCAGAAGCTTGACGACGACTGGACGCCGCAGTGGGACGCATTCCTGCAGCGAAAGAACAACAAGGATCTACTGATTGTCGCCAAACGCGATGGCAGCGGACTCGATTTTCTGGCCGGAGTGGTCAGTTCCATCGGCGCAGAAGAAGTCCGTTTTCTGCTGGACGGCGACGAGATCCCTGTCCCGCGAGCACGCGTGTTTGGCATTGTCTTCGCCGAGAAGGACCGCAAAGAATCCGGACTGTCGGGCAACGTCTCCGTGAAACTGCGGAACGGTTCTGTACTGGTCGCTCGCACAGTTTCGCTGGACAACGATCAACTAACTGCGGAATCTTCCTGGGGGCAGATGCTGAAGCTTCCCGTGAACGGTGTTGAGGCGATTGATTTCAGCAGCGGACGAATTCACTTTCTTTCAGATCTGGAACCGCTGTCCGAACAGTACTTCGGTCTGGATCCGCCCGGACGCGAATGGGGACCGCTTTTTCAAGCAGACAGCGACACTCGTACCGGCCTTTCGCGACAGTGGAAGATGTCGCGCGATGCGTTTCCGAACAGCGGCCGACCGCCGATTACTCTACGCGGCAAAAAGTACCGCAAAGGAGTGTGCATCTTTCCCAGTGCCAAAGTGGAATACGCTTTGGACGGTCGCTATTCCAGTTTGCAGGCCGTCGTGGGTGTCGACGATGAAGTGGCATTCAACCAGTTGCCCGGCAAGCCACCGACGGTGGTGGAACTGCGAGTGGAATCAGACGGAGAAGAAGTCTACAAAAAACTAGTGACCGCGCCGGAAGACCCTGTTGAGCTAAAGTTGAACCTGAAGGGTGTCACTACGCTGGCGATCATTGTGGACTTTGGCGACGGATCAAGCACCTGCGATTACCTTGACATCGCTAACGCCCGACTGTTTGTCGACACCTCGGCTGAATGA